The Amycolatopsis nigrescens CSC17Ta-90 genomic interval ATCCCGGCCAGCACCGCGGGCAGCACCTGCGCGGTGCAGATGTTGGAGGTCGCCTTCTCCCGGCGGATGTGCTGCTCGCGGGTCTGCAGCGCGAGCCGGTACGCGGGCGCGCCGTCGGCGTCCACGGAAACGCCGACCAGGCGCCCCGGCAGCGAGCGCTCCAGGCCGGCCCGTACCGAGAGATAGCCGGCGTGCGGACCGCCGTATCCCAGCGGCAGGCCGAACCGCTGGGTGCTGCCGGCGGCGAGGTCCGCGCCGAACTCGCCGGGCGCGGTGATCATGGTGAGCGCGAGCAGGTCGGCCGCGGCGCAGTACAGCGCACCGGCGGCGCGGGCGGTCTCCCCGATGGCGGTGTAGAAACCGGGGCCGCGCAGCACCCCGGACGCGCCCGGGTACTGCACGACCACGCCGAAGAACTCGTCGGGCAGACCGGTCAGCAGGTCGCGGACCTCGACCTCGATGCCGACCGCCTCGGCCCGCGTGCGGACCACCGCGATCGTCTGCGGCAGGCATTCGGCGTCCAGCACCACCTTGGCGGAGCGGGACTTCGACGCCCGGCGCATCAGCAGCACGGCCTCCGCGACCGCGGTCGACTCGTCCAGCAGGGAGGCGTTCGCGGTGGCGAGGCCGGTCAGGTCGGCGACCATGGTCTGGAAGTTCAGCAGTGCCTCGAGCCGTCCCTGGGAGATCTCCGGCTGGTACGGGGTGTAGGCGGTGTACCAGGCGGGGCTTTCCAGCACGTTGCGCCGGATCACCGGCGGGGTCAGCGTGTCGTAGTAGCCGAGGCCGATCATCTGGGTCATCGGGCGGTTGCGCGCGGCCAGCTTGCGCAGCTCCGCGGTGGCCTCTTCCTCGGAGGCGGCGGGCGGCAGGTCCAGCTCACGGGTGTCGCGGATGGCGGCCGGCACCGCGGCCTCGACCAGTGCGTCAAGACTGCCGTAGCCGCATTCGGCCAGCATCTTGGCCTGCTCGGACTCGGCGGGACCGATGTGCCGGTCCGCGAAAGAAGTACTGGTCACGCAGGGAGCTCCTCATCTCGCGCGCGGCGAACAGGACTCCGCGCTGTGGGAACTCCCCCTCTGTCATGGGCACCTGAGAGATTCACCGCCGGGGCGGCTTTCACCTTGGGCGAGACGCGGGTGCGCCTGCTTTCCAGAGTGGCCTCGCCTGAAGCGGTAGCTGTACCTGAGAGATTGGCGGGGAGTTTGCTCCTTCGGTGCCCTGCGCGATGACAGGGACTCTCCCGCTCCGGCTCGATCGGCCCGATCTTCAGTTGTGTGAGCACACCGTACGTCACCCCTCCACCGCCTCACAACCTGCCGAGGCCGGATGCAGCGAAGGCCACCTTGCCTGCGTTGAGCGCAGGCAAGGTGGCCTTCGCTGCGCTCAGAACAGGCTAGAGCGGGGTGACGTAGGCGCCGGCGATGCCACCGTCGACGAGGAACTGCGAAGCGGTGATGAAGGACGCGTCGTCGCTGGCCAGGAAGGCGACCGCGGCGGCCAGCTCCTCCGGCTCGGCGAACCGGCCGACCGGCACGTGCACCAGCCGGCGGGCGGCGCGCTCCGGATCTTTCGCGAACAGCTCCTTGAGCAGTGGGGTGTTCACCGGCCCCGGGCACAGCGCGTTCACCCGGATGCCTTCGCGGGCGAACTGCACCCCCAGCTCGCGGCTCATCGCGAGCACCCCGCCCTTGGACGCGGTGTAGGAGATCTGCGAGGTGGCGGCGCCCATCACGGCCACGAAGGAGGCGGTGTTGATGATCGAACCCCTGCCCTGGCGGCGCATCTGCGGCAGCGCGTACTTGCAGCACAGGTAGACCGAGGTCAGGTTGACCTGCTGCACCTTCTGCCAGGCGTCCAGGCCGGTGGTCAGGATCGAGTCGTCCTCCGGCGGGGAGATGCCGGCGTTGTTGAAGGCCACGTCCACCGAGCCGTAGGTGTCCACGGCCGCCTGGAACAGCGCCTCCACGTCCTGCTCGCTGGTCACGTCGGTGCGCACGAAGTGACCGCCAACCTCGGCCGCGGCGGCCTGGCCCGAGTCCTGGTCGACGTCCGCGATCACCACACTGGCGCCCTCGTCGGCCAACCGCCTTGCCGAGGCGAGGCCGATTCCGCTGCCGCCACCGGTAATCACCGCGACTCGACCTTCGAAACGCCGGCAGTTGCTCGCAGATGCCATGACTGTCCTTTCCCGATGAGATTTATGAATGATTTTCCAGGTCCAACTCGAACGCGCCGAAGTCAAGTGGTTTCAGAGTATTGACGCTGCGCATTCGGCCTACGCCCAACGAGGCTTGTGATCTTTCAACTACTCTAGTTTCGTTGGCATAGCGGCCGATAAAACCCCTGCCGGCCGATCCTGAATTGAGCTATGACCACCATAACCCGGTGCTATGGAAACGGCATATCGCCGTGCCCTCATCCGGGTTCCGAGAGGAGATTCCTCATGTCCGACCAGCACACTCCGCCGCCGCCGGAAGAAGTGCAGGGACCGAAGCCCATCGGCCGCAAACAGTTTCTGCAAATGGCGGCGGCGGCCGCCGCCGCGCTGCCGGTGATCGGCGCGACCACCGCGGCCGCGACCAGCACCAACGAGGCACCGCCGGAGGGTACCCAGCTGTCCCTGGTGCCCACCCCCGCCTGCGAC includes:
- a CDS encoding 3-oxoacyl-ACP reductase, which codes for MASASNCRRFEGRVAVITGGGSGIGLASARRLADEGASVVIADVDQDSGQAAAAEVGGHFVRTDVTSEQDVEALFQAAVDTYGSVDVAFNNAGISPPEDDSILTTGLDAWQKVQQVNLTSVYLCCKYALPQMRRQGRGSIINTASFVAVMGAATSQISYTASKGGVLAMSRELGVQFAREGIRVNALCPGPVNTPLLKELFAKDPERAARRLVHVPVGRFAEPEELAAAVAFLASDDASFITASQFLVDGGIAGAYVTPL